From the Anguilla anguilla isolate fAngAng1 chromosome 8, fAngAng1.pri, whole genome shotgun sequence genome, one window contains:
- the LOC118233357 gene encoding GTPase IMAP family member 8-like isoform X1: MAGWIDSRDVNTEYLQGRRSLERARPNMSELRVVLLGKSGELKSKVGNIILGAEVLSVKDQCERARGLVNGKRVALINTPDLLDPKLPDRKLFYQIERCVTLSAPGPHAFLLVLENGNITSEGKQRLERILHSFSPEAFRYSMVLTTQESESTRFDLSYTQVLQMCSRRCYKFHNIDEINYTQVTELMEKIEQIVGQNGGGFLSCEIFKEPESATLGVSQVPLRKAEQKVERKEKPKALSEELQEIKGKEVAGGDRLDLVLFGRRGAGKTFAGNTILGRRESSVGPGSSSVCERREGEVFGRSVTVVEMPALCDAQLTASAVSRLFTSLCGHGVHAFLLVTPAPPLTDEDKAEITRIQETFGSRVTDYMMVIFTHENPAAPPVLDFLQQSKDIQELLRICGNRYFVFYNQHIHNDPAVPKLLEVIEEMKRETGSCFSLDMYWEAQLKRKVRELEARHKTELEEKDSKIRELAERIMGTSQGAGGKDQSSDCVRIVLVGKTGSGKSATGNTILQREEFESDISMKSVTTCCKKGVGEVAGRRVAVVDTPGLFDTSFSNEEVQQEIAKCISFLAPGPHVFLLVLQIGRITKEEKDTLQLIKSTFGKRAEMFTIVIFTRGDALTNKSIESFIQRGDPVIQNLIKDCGNRFHVFNNKDMSNRTQVSELLDKIAVMVQRNGGCYTNEMFQEAEFTIRKECERIMSENAEEMQREKETLEAKHEAEMKEMRRKMEEQRHKAEEEIMLQEKNLKDKEEHFRMELEEWKKKEKEKKERREREDTERKARQESEWKSKIDEIEETKRTLEKELKCREEEEKQRAERERKQRKELMEKQKREKIEFEARQAEEKKKREGEEQERKNNEARQRLEWEQRIKEAENEKKEIQEDIKKRAKEWEQEREKEQKSKEKDEQYRRQKEEKERTEYALKERKMREEFEKAMKQERQKGENERRSKEQLERELEEKQRQLKKQQEQLDKERKEEADRRSKEDAERKEEERKRLELLKKELEKERGKLQKSKIAEEARKTKEAKTLKDMEERYHRIIFENNRKHEEAARKKAEEFNNFKEEQGRKLTQLQEELQRQSEHYANELREIDAKIHKLKSKKCLIM; encoded by the exons TGTCTGAGCTGAGGGTTGTGCTGCTGGGGAAGTCTGGAGAACTGAAGAGTAAAGTGGGGAACATCATCCTGGGGGCAGAGGTCCTTTCAGTGAAAGatcagtgtgagagagcacgAGGTCTGGTGAATGGGAAGCGTGTGGCTCTGATCAACACTCCAGACTTACTGGACCCCAAGCTCCCCGATAGGAAATTATTCTATCAGATAGAGAGATGTGTTACCCTGTCTGCCCCAGGTCCTCATGCATTCCTGCTGGTGCTGGAGAACGGCAACATTACATCTGAGGGGAAACAAAGATTAGAGAGAATCCTGCACTCTTTCAGCCCTGAGGCCTTCAGGTACTCGATGGTACTGACCACACAGGAGAGTGAAAGCACTCGCTTTGACCTGTCTTATACCCAAGTTCTGCAAATGTGTAGTAGAAGGTGTTACAAGTTTCACAACATAGATGAGATTAATTACACCCAGGTTACTGAACTAATGGAGAAAATAGAGCAGATCGTGGGGCAGAATGGAGGAGGTTTCCTCAGCTGTGAGATTTTCAAGGAGCCAGAATCAGCCACGCTTGGAGTGAGTCAGGTACCTCTGAGGAAGGCTGAACAGAaggtggagaggaaggagaaaccAAAGGCTCTATCTGAAGAACTGCAggaaattaaaggaaaagaag TGGCTGGGGGAGACAGACTGGACCTGGTGTTGTTtgggaggagaggagctggGAAGACGTTCGCAGGGAACACCATCCTGGGACGGAGGGAGTCCAGTGTGGGTCCCGGCTCCTCTTCAgtgtgtgagaggagagagggagaagtgtTCGGTCGCTCGGTTACCGTGGTGGAAATGCCAGCTCTCTGTGATGCACAGCTCACTGCATCCGCTGTGTCTCgtctctttacctctctctgtGGCCATGGAGTCCATGCCTTCCTCCTGGTCACTCCAgctcctcccctcactgatgAAGACAAGGCAGAAATAACCAGGATTCAGGAGACATTTGGCTCAAGAGTCACTGATTACATGATGGTCATTTTTACCCATGAGAATCCAGCTGCTCCACCTGTTCTTGACTTTCTGCAGCAAAGTAAGGATATTCAGGAGCTTCTGAGGATCTGTGGAAACAGGTACTTTGTTTTCTACAACCAGCACATTCACAACGACCCAGCAGTTCCAAAGCTTCTGGAGGTCATAGAGGAGAtgaagagagaaacaggaagctgcTTTTCCCTGGATATGTACTGGGAGGCACAGCTCAAGAGGAAGGTTCGAGAGCTGGAGGCCAGGCACAAGACTGAGCTAGAGGAGAAGGACAGCAAGATCAGAGAATTAGCAGAACGTATTATGGGCACATCACAGG GCGCTGGGGGTAAAGACCAGAGCTCTGACTGTGTGAGGATAGTGCTCGTggggaagacaggaagtgggaaaaGTGCCACAGGAAACACCATACTGCAGAGGGAGGAGTTCGAGTCGGATATCAGTATGAAATCAGTGACGACCTGCTGTAAGAAAGGAGTAGGGGAGGTAGCTGGCAGGCGCGTTGCTGTAGTTGACACGCCGGGTCTCTTTGacacatcattttcaaatgaggaGGTCCAGCAGGAAATAGCCAAATGCATCTCCTTTTTGGCCCCAGGACCTCATGTGTTTCTCCTAGTGCTACAGATTGGAAGAATCACGAAGGAGGAAAAGGACACATTGCAGCTCATTAAGAGCACCTTTGGTAAAAGGGCTGAAATGTTCACCATAGTCATATTCACAAGAGGGGATGCACTTACAAATAAATCCATTGAAAGCTTCATTCAACGAGGTGACCCTGTAATCCAAAATCTGATTAAAGACTGTGGAAACAGGTTTCATGTCTTCAATAATAAGGACATGAGCAATCGCACCCAAGTGTCTGAGCTGCTGGATAAGATAGCCGTGATGGTTCAGAGGAATGGAGGCTGTTACACCAATGAGATGTTCCAGGAGGCAGAATTTACCATAAGGAAAGAGTGCGAAAGAATAATGAGTGAGAATGCggaagagatgcagagagagaaagagacgctGGAGGCAAAACATGAAGCGGAGATGAAAGagatgaggaggaagatggAAGAGCAGAGACACAaagcagaagaagaaataatgcttcaggaaaaaaatctgaaagacAAAGAAGAACATTTCAGGATGGAGCTAGAAGagtggaagaaaaaagagaaggaaaaaaaagagaggagagagagggaagacacAGAGAGGAAGGCAAGACAAGAATCGGAGTGGAAGAGCAAAATAGATGAGATTGAGGAAACGAAAAGGACGCTGGAAAAGGAGTTGAAATgtagggaagaggaagagaagcagagggcggaaagagagaggaaacagaggaaagagctgatggaaaaacaaaaaagagaaaagatagAATTTGAGGCAAGGCaagcagaagaaaagaaaaagagagaaggagaggagcaggagaggaaaaaCAATGAGGCGAGACAAAGACTTGAGTGGGAACAGAGAATTAAAGaggcagaaaatgagaaaaaagagatACAAGAAGACATTAAGAAAAGAGCTAAGGAATGGGAGCAggaaagggaaaaggaacagaaaagtAAAGAGAAGGATGAGCAGTAcaggagacagaaagaagagaaagagagaacagagtATGCATTGAAAGAACGCAAAATGCGGGAAGAGTTTGAAAAAGCAATGAAACAAGAAAGACAAAAGGGAGAGAATGAAAGGAGATCTAAAGAGCAACTAGAAAGGGAGCTTGAAGAAAAGCAAAGGcagctgaaaaaacaacaagagcagTTAGAtaaggaaagaaaagaggaggCAGACAGAAGATCTAAGGAGGAcgcagagagaaaagaggaggagaggaaaaggctGGAATTGTTGAAGAAGGAACTTGAGAAGGAACGTGGAAAACTTCAGAAGAGTAAGATTGCTGAAGAGGCTAGGAAAACAAAAGAAGCGAAAACATTGAAAGACATGGAGGAAAGATATCATagaatcatttttgaaaataatcgGAAACATGAAGAAGCTGCtagaaaaaaagcagaggaaTTTAATAACTTTAAGGAGGAACAGGGAAGAAAGCTAA CTCAATTACAAGAAGAGCTTCAGCGCCAAAGTGaacattatgcaaatgaattgcGGGAGATAGACGCAAAAATTCACAaattgaaaagcaaaaaatgtttaataatgtaG
- the LOC118233357 gene encoding GTPase IMAP family member 8-like isoform X2, whose amino-acid sequence MSELRVVLLGKSGELKSKVGNIILGAEVLSVKDQCERARGLVNRRPVTLINTPDLLDPRLPDRTFFYQIERCVTLSAPGPHAFLLVLENGNITSEGKKRFEQILHSFSPEAFMYSMVLTTQGSKITLFDLSYTHILQMCSGRCYKFHNIDEINYTQVTELMEKIEQMVGENGGGFLSCEMFKEPESARLGASQVPLRKAEQKVERKEKPRALSEELQEIKGKKVAGGDRLNLVLFGRREAGKMFAGNTILGQRESSVGPGSSSVYERRDGEVFGRPVTVVEMPALCDVQLTASAVSRLFTSLCGHGVHAFLLVTPAAPFTDEDKAEITRIQETFGSRVTDYMMVIFTHENPAAQPVHDFLQQSKDIQELLRICGNRYSVFYNQHILNNPTVPKLLEVIDMMKRETGSCFSLNMYWEAQLERKVRELEARHKMELEEKDRKIRELEERIKGTSQGAGGKDQSSDCVRIVLVGKTGNGKSATGNTILQREEFQSDICMNSVTTCCKKGEGEVAGRRVAVVDTPGLFDTSFSNENVQQEIAKCISFLTPGPHVFLLVLQIGRITEDEKDTLQLIKSTFGKMAEMFTIVIFTRGDDLRNESIESYIQRGDPVIQNLIEDCGNRFHVFNNNDMSNRTQVSELLDKIDVMVQRNGGGCYTNEMFQEAESTIRKECKRIMSEKEEEMQREKEILEAKHEAEMKEMRRKMEEQRHKAEEEIMLQEKKLNDKEEHFRMELEEWKKKEKEKKERREREDTERTARQESEWKSKIDEIEETKRTLEKELKCREEEEKQREERERKQREELMEKQKREKIEFEARQAEEKKKREGEEQERKNNEARQRLEWEQRIKEAENEKKEIQDNIKKRAKEWEQEREKEQKSKEKDEQDRRQKEEQERREYALKERKMREEFEKAMEQERQKGENERTSKEQLERELEEKQRQLKKQQEQLDKERKEEADRRSKEDAERKEEERKRLELLQKELEKGREELQKSKIDEEARKTKEAKTLKDMKEDCRRSILKNNQKYEEAARKTAEELNNFKEEQGRKLTQLQEELQRQSEHYANELREIDAKIHKLKSKKCLIM is encoded by the exons A TGTCTGAGCTGAGGGTTGTGCTGCTGGGGAAGTCTGGAGAACTGAAGAGTAAAGTGGGGAACATCATCCTGGGGGCAGAGGTCCTTTCAGTGAAAGatcagtgtgagagagcacgAGGTCTGGTGAATAGGAGGCCTGTGACTCTGATCAACACTCCAGACTTACTGGACCCCAGGCTCCCTGACAGGACCTTTTTCTATCAGATAGAGAGATGTGTTACCCTGTCTGCCCCAGGTCCTCATGCATTCCTGCTGGTGCTGGAGAATGGCAATATTAcatctgaggggaaaaaaagatttgagcAAATCCTGCACTCTTTCAGTCCTGAGGCCTTCATGTACTCGATGGTACTGACCACACAGGGGAGTAAAATAACTCTCTTTGACCTGTCTTATACCCACATTCTGCAAATGTGTAGTGGAAGGTGTTACAAGTTTCACAACATAGATGAGATTAATTACACCCAGGTTACTGAACTAATGGAGAAGATAGAGCAGATGGTAGGGGAGAATGGAGGAGGTTTCCTCAGCTGTGAGATGTTCAAGGAGCCAGAATCAGCCAGGCTTGGAGCGAGTCAGGTGCCTCTGAGGAAGGCTGAACAGAaggtggagaggaaggagaaaccAAGGGCTCTATCTGAAGAACTGCaggaaattaaaggaaaaaaag TGGCTGGGGGAGACAGGCTGAACCTGGTGTTGTTTGGGAGGAGAGAAGCTGGGAAGATGTTCGCAGGAAACACCATCCTGGGACAGAGGGAGTCCAGTGTGGGTCCCGGCTCCTCTTCAGTGTatgagaggagagatggagaagtgTTCGGTCGCCCGGTTACCGTGGTGGAAATGCCAGCTCTGTGTGATGTACAGCTCACTGCATCCGCTGTGTCTCgtctctttacctctctctgtGGCCATGGAGTCCATGCCTTTCTCCTGGTCACTCCGGCTGCTCCCTTCACTGATGAAGACAAGGCAGAAATAACCAGGATTCAGGAGACATTTGGCTCAAGAGTCACTGATTACATGATGGTCATTTTTACCCACGAGAATCCAGCTGCTCAACCTGTTCATGACTTTCTGCAGCAAAGTAAGGACATTCAGGAGCTTCTGAGGATCTGTGGAAACAGGTACTCTGTTTTCTACAACCAGCACATTCTCAACAACCCAACAGTTCCAAAGCTTCTGGAGGTCATAGATATGAtgaagagagaaacaggaagttgcTTTTCCCTGAATATGTACTGGGAGGCACAGCTCGAGAGGAAGGTTCGAGAGCTGGAGGCCAGGCACAagatggagctggaggagaaggacaGGAAGATCAGAGAATTAGAAGAACGTATTAAGGGCACATCACAGG GCGCTGGGGGTAAAGACCAGAGCTCTGACTGTGTGAGGATAGTGCTCGTGGGGAAGACAGGAAATGGGAAAAGTGCCACAGGAAACACCATACTGCAGAGGGAGGAGTTCCAGTCGGATATCTGTATGAATTCAGTGACGACCTGCTGTAAGAAAGGAGAAGGGGAAGTAGCTGGCAGGCGCGTTGCTGTAGTTGACACGCCGGGTCTCTTTGacacatcattttcaaatgaaaatgtccagCAGGAAATAGCCAAATGCATCTCCTTTTTGACCCCAGGACCTCATGTGTTTCTCCTAGTGCTACAGATTGGAAGAATCACAGAGGACGAGAAGGACACATTGCAGCTCATTAAGAGCACCTTtggtaaaatggctgaaatgttcACCATAGTCATATTCACAAGAGGGGATGATCTTAGAAATGAATCCATTGAAAGCTACATTCAGAGAGGTGACCCTGTAATCCAAAATCTGATTGAAGACTGTGGAAACAGGTTTCATGTCTTCAATAATAATGACATGAGCAATCGCACCCAAGTGTCTGAGCTGCTGGATAAGATAGACGTGATGGTTCAGAGGAATGGAGGAGGCTGTTACACCAATGAGATGTTCCAGGAGGCAGAAAGTACCATAAGGAAAGAGTGCAAAAGAATaatgagtgagaaagaggaagagatgcagagagagaaagagatccTGGAGGCAAAACATGAAGCGGAGATGAAAGagatgaggaggaagatggAAGAGCAGAGACACAaagcagaagaagaaataatgcttcaggaaaaaaagctgAATGACAAAGAAGAACATTTCAGGATGGAGCTAGAAGagtggaagaaaaaagagaaggaaaaaaaagagaggagagagagggaagacacAGAGAGGACGGCAAGACAAGAATCGGAGTGGAAGAGCAAAATAGATGAGATTGAGGAAACGAAAAGGACGCTGGAAAAGGAGTTGAAATgtagggaagaggaagagaagcagagggaggaaagagagaggaaacagagggaagagctgatggaaaaacaaaaaagagaaaagatagAATTTGAGGCAAGGCaagcagaagaaaagaaaaagagagaaggagaggagcaggagaggaaaaaCAATGAGGCGAGACAAAGACTTGAGTGGGAACAGAGAATTAAAGaggcagaaaatgagaaaaaagagatACAGGATAACATTAAGAAAAGAGCTAAGGAATGGGAGCAggaaagggaaaaggaacagaaaagtAAAGAGAAGGATGAGCAGGAcaggagacagaaagaagagcaagagagaagagAGTATGCATTGAAAGAACGCAAAATGCGGGAAGAGTTTGAAAAAGCAATGGAACAAGAAAGACAAAAGGGAGAGAATGAAAGGACATCTAAAGAGCAATTAGAAAGGGAGCTTGAAGAAAAGCAAAGGcagctgaaaaaacaacaagagcagTTAgataaggaaagaaaagaagaggcAGACAGAAGATCTAAGGAGGAcgcagagagaaaagaggaggagaggaaaaggctGGAATTGTTGCAGAAGGAACTTGAGAAGGGACGTGAAGAACTTCAGAAGAGTAAGATTGATGAAGAGGCTaggaaaacaaaagaagcaaaaacattGAAAGACATGAAGGAAGACTGTCGTAGAAGCATTCTTAAAAATAATCAGAAATATGAAGAAGCTGCTAGAAAAACAGCAGAGGAATTAAATAACTTTAAGGAGGAACAGGGAAGAAAGCTAACTCAATTACAAGAAGAGCTTCAGCGCCAAAGTGaacattatgcaaatgaattgcGGGAGATAGACGCAAAAATTCACAaattgaaaagcaaaaaatgtttaataatgtaG
- the LOC118233361 gene encoding sodium-dependent neutral amino acid transporter B(0)AT1-like: MKLKLPNPGLDGRIPSHQQLEKMELEEAGDRPKWDNKAQYMLTCVGFCVGLGNVWRFPYLCQSHGGGAFMIPFLILLVLEGMPLLYLEFAIGQRLRKGSVGVWTSIHPYLVGVGIASMLVSFLVGLYYNTIMAWVMWYFFNSFQEPLPWSQCPINANRTGLVAECGRSSPVDYFWYRETLNTSTAIEDSGGLQWWMVLCLACAWTVLYVCCIRGIETTGKAVYITSTLPYLVLTIFLVRGLTLKGSVDGIKFLFTPDLAELANPSTWLDAGAQVFYSFSLAFGGLISFSSYNSVYNNCEQDAVIISVINGFTSIYAATVIYSIIGFRATERLDACVDGNILALMNTFDLAEGNVTESNYAEVLQSLNSTSPEIIQGLSLKTCDLNTFLSEGVEGTGLAFIVFTEAITKMPVSPLWSILFFIMLFCLGLSSMFGNMEGVLVPLQDLKLLPKKWPKEAITGSICLFSFIFALIFVQGSGNYWLALFDNFAGSIPLLIIAFCEMVGVVYLYGIDRFNRDIEFMIGHKPNIFWQATWRVISPLIMLVIFLFYFVTKVSAELTYNVWDPNFENFPTLETLTYPSWVYTIIFLLAGVPSILIPLAALYKFIRARCGGRQEEEVSVSTISAAVWAKGL, encoded by the exons ATGAAGCTGAAGCTGCCGAACCCGGGCCTGGACGGCCGGATCCCGTCCCACCAGCAGCTGGAGAagatggagctggaggaggccggGGACCGGCCCAAATGGGACAACAAGGCCCAGTACATGCTCACCTGCGTGGGCTTCTGCGTGGGCCTGGGAAACGTCTGGCGCTTCCCTTACCTGTGCCAGAGCCACGGCGGAG GTGCTTTCATGATCCCGTTCCTGATCCTGCTGGTCTTGGAGGGAATGCCACTCTTGTACCTGGAGTTTGCGATTGGCCAACGTCTGAGGAAGGGGAGTGTTGGGGTGTGGACCTCCATACACCCCTATCTAGTCGGTGTAG GAATTGCGTCCATGCTGGTGTCCTTCTTGGTGGGCCTGTACTACAACACCATCATGGCCTGGGTCATGTGGTACTTCTTCAACTCCTTCCAGGAACCTCTGCCATGGAGCCAGTGTCCCATCAATGCAAACAGGACTG gcctggTGGCGGAATGCGGCCGCAGCTCCCCGGTGGATTACTTTTGGTACAGGGAGACGCTCAACACCTCAACGGCCATCGAGGATTCGGGCGGCCTGCAGTGGTGGATGGTCCTGTGTCTGGCGTGCGCCTGGACCGTGCTGTACGTCTGCTGTATCCGAGGAATAGAGACCACCGGCAAG gcagTGTACATCACGTCCACCCTGCCATACTTGGTGCTCACCATCTTCCTGGTCAGAGGATTGACGCTCAAAGGTTCTGTGGATGGAATTAAGTTTCTCTTCACCCCAGAT CTGGCAGAGCTTGCAAACCCGTCCACCTGGCTGGACGCAGGTGCTCAGGTGTTCTACTCATTCTCCCTGGCTTTTGGAGGCctcatctccttctccagctACAACTCAGTGTA TAACAACTGTGAGCAGGACGCTGTGATTATTTCAGTCATTAATGGCTTCACCTCAATCTACGCTGCCACTGTCATCTACTCCATCATCGGCTTCCGCGCCACAGAGCGGCTGGACGCCTGTGTTGACgg AAACATCCTGGCTCTGATGAACACTTTTGACCTTGCTGAAGGCAACGTCACCGAGAGTAACTATGCAGAAGTTCTTCAGAGCCTCAACAGCACGTCTCCTGAGATCATTCAGGGGCTGAGTCTGAAGACCTGCGATCTGAACACCTTCCTCAGCGAG GGTGTAGAGGGGACTGGTCTGGCCTTCATCGTGTTCACAGAGGCTATCACTAAGATGCCCGTGTCTCCCCTCTGGTCTATACTGTTCTTCATCATGCTGTTTTGCCTGGGGCTGTCCTCCATGTTCGGGAATATGGAGGGGGTGTTAGTGCCCCTGCAGGACCTCAAACTTCTTCCAAAAAAGTGGCCCAAAGAAGCCATCACTG gTTCCATATGTCTATTCTCCTTCATCTTTGCGCTGATCTTTGTACAAGGATCAGGTAACTACTGGCTGGCCCTGTTTGACAACTTTGCTGGCTCCATCCCCCTGCTTATCATTGCCTTCTGCGAGATGGTGGGCGTGGTTTACCTGTATGGGATAGACAG GTTTAACAGGGATATCGAGTTCATGATCGGGCACAAGCCCAACATCTTCTGGCAGGCCACCTGGAGGGTGATCAGCCCCCTCATCATGCTGGTCATCTTCCTCTTCTACTTCGTCACCAAAGTCAGCGCAGAGCTCACCTACAACGTGTGGGACCCCAACTTC GAGAACTTCCCCACTCTGGAGACGCTGACCTACCCGAGCTGGGTCTACACCATCATCTTCCTCCTGGCCGGGGTGCCGAGCATCCTGATCCCGCTGGCGGCGCTGTACAAGTTCATCAGGGCGCGCTGCGGCGGgcgacaggaggaggaggtctcCGTCAGCACCATCTCCGCTGCGGTGTGGGCAAAGGGCCTCTGA